In one Thermosipho ferrireducens genomic region, the following are encoded:
- a CDS encoding radical SAM/SPASM domain-containing protein, producing the protein MKLSKYNLLIEKEDYIILFNVLSYAMLYVEPSKKDKIKKMFDRQKVDSGDFDESEIKTLKKGFFILENDFDEIEYLKFRFNAYKYSDRYLRYTVVMTEKCNFNCIYCYQQQLQTVIENSPLDLKEKQLKLLIDETKRRFEKQRPNVLSVTFYGGEPLLTLKNLLFLSENFKKLCEKYSVEYKPFIVTNGYLLTSEIADRLLNVGINRVIITIDGTEEIHDRYRKLLDGKPTFSKLIDNIEKIHKKMFVQIRINISKESINSVKKLIKLIGEKGLMIEFDFQMVEIAREIPIQFNDTPLTLKEFAKLEVELYKEILKYIPQYPFNPFRHLKIARCDALCQNSFVIDTDGSIHKCWGEVGNPITVVGQLSEEGIELNQKYAKWLTYEPYTDEECKNCIVFPVCMGGCTFNAVVVDKLHGSPIKKPYRCIPLKYNLKEMVELTSEKLKTVRV; encoded by the coding sequence ATGAAACTTTCAAAATATAATTTATTGATAGAAAAAGAAGATTACATAATCCTTTTTAATGTGCTTTCATATGCAATGCTTTACGTTGAACCTTCAAAAAAAGATAAAATAAAAAAGATGTTTGATAGACAAAAGGTTGATTCAGGCGATTTTGATGAAAGCGAAATAAAAACTTTAAAAAAAGGATTTTTTATTTTGGAAAATGATTTTGATGAAATTGAATATCTGAAATTTAGATTCAATGCATACAAATATAGTGATAGATATCTGAGATATACAGTAGTTATGACTGAAAAATGTAATTTTAATTGTATATATTGCTACCAGCAACAACTCCAGACAGTTATAGAAAACTCTCCTTTAGATTTAAAAGAGAAGCAATTAAAATTATTGATAGATGAAACAAAAAGAAGGTTTGAAAAGCAACGCCCAAATGTTTTAAGTGTTACTTTTTATGGTGGTGAACCATTGCTTACATTGAAAAACTTATTATTTTTAAGTGAAAATTTCAAGAAACTCTGCGAAAAATATTCCGTTGAGTATAAGCCGTTTATAGTGACAAACGGATATTTACTTACCTCAGAAATCGCGGATAGGTTACTAAATGTTGGTATAAACAGAGTTATTATAACCATAGATGGTACTGAAGAAATTCATGACAGATATAGAAAACTACTCGACGGAAAACCAACATTTTCAAAATTAATTGATAATATAGAGAAAATTCACAAAAAGATGTTTGTTCAAATAAGAATAAACATTTCAAAAGAAAGTATAAATTCAGTAAAAAAACTTATAAAGCTAATCGGGGAAAAAGGTTTAATGATAGAATTTGACTTTCAGATGGTAGAAATAGCCAGAGAAATCCCCATCCAGTTTAACGATACCCCATTAACATTAAAAGAATTTGCAAAATTAGAAGTGGAATTGTATAAAGAAATTTTAAAATATATACCTCAGTATCCATTTAATCCATTCAGACATTTAAAAATAGCAAGATGCGATGCGTTGTGCCAGAACAGTTTCGTAATTGATACCGATGGAAGTATACACAAATGCTGGGGAGAAGTTGGTAATCCAATAACTGTAGTTGGGCAATTGTCAGAAGAAGGAATAGAGCTGAATCAGAAATATGCAAAGTGGCTAACATATGAACCGTACACAGATGAAGAATGTAAAAATTGTATAGTGTTTCCTGTTTGTATGGGGGGATGCACTTTCAATGCTGTTGTAGTGGACAAACTACATGGTTCACCTATCAAAAAACCATATAGATGTATACCATTAAAATACAACTTAAAAGAAATGGTAGAACTTACCTCAGAGAAGTTAAAAACTGTCAGAGTTTAA
- a CDS encoding radical SAM/SPASM domain-containing protein, with product MIEYKESKYNVWFEEGEKVVFVNYLTRAIATVNKDRAKMIKEILENPNKNWNGEYKKLKEDLIYGGYLVNKYFDELQHLKMMNYISRYDTSSPIFTIMPTLQCNFDCVYCYESKEGPSMRYEIAERIVDYLCEIARKKRKISIGWFGGEPLISFEIIRYINERVAKVCEEYNSEFHSSMSTNGFLLSEDKARYFDELKIRNVQITLDGPPEYHNKYRPLKGGAETFDKIYNNMKKLLEVTETTQISLRVNVGVENYDHIPQLLDMFDEFPKERMRIYFRWIFQGGEDKNGFYKKLHEFKGLNSFKKISKFYVKAAEKGFKVFFPILTQSRYCEYDSVAATVIGPEGEVYPCTVAVMKGSEFGKVTENGIEYEKEKYLYWYKPDAFEDEECKSCKILPICMGGCRNAKMGGNKGCPEEKRDMEHFAKVWYFTKKLEKSCGVEK from the coding sequence ATGATAGAATACAAAGAATCAAAATACAATGTGTGGTTTGAAGAAGGTGAAAAGGTTGTATTTGTGAATTATTTAACACGCGCAATTGCGACTGTAAACAAAGACCGGGCAAAAATGATAAAAGAGATACTGGAAAATCCAAATAAAAATTGGAATGGCGAATATAAAAAGTTAAAAGAAGATTTAATCTATGGAGGATACCTTGTTAATAAGTATTTCGATGAGCTTCAACATCTAAAAATGATGAATTATATTTCAAGATATGATACAAGTTCTCCAATATTTACTATAATGCCGACACTTCAATGTAATTTTGATTGTGTCTATTGCTATGAATCAAAAGAAGGTCCATCTATGAGATATGAAATAGCAGAAAGGATAGTAGATTATTTGTGTGAAATTGCCAGGAAAAAGAGAAAAATAAGTATAGGCTGGTTTGGGGGAGAACCATTAATAAGTTTTGAAATCATAAGATATATAAACGAAAGAGTGGCAAAAGTATGTGAAGAATATAATTCTGAATTTCATTCTTCGATGTCTACAAATGGATTTTTACTTTCAGAGGATAAAGCCAGATATTTTGATGAGCTTAAAATAAGAAATGTTCAGATTACACTTGATGGTCCGCCAGAGTACCACAATAAGTACAGACCATTAAAAGGTGGAGCAGAAACATTTGATAAGATATACAACAACATGAAAAAATTATTGGAAGTAACAGAGACAACACAGATCTCTTTAAGGGTAAATGTGGGAGTTGAAAATTATGATCATATTCCACAGCTTCTTGATATGTTTGACGAGTTTCCGAAAGAAAGGATGAGAATTTATTTCAGGTGGATATTCCAGGGGGGAGAAGATAAAAATGGGTTTTATAAAAAATTGCATGAATTTAAGGGATTAAATTCTTTCAAGAAGATTTCTAAATTTTACGTTAAAGCTGCCGAAAAAGGATTTAAAGTATTTTTTCCTATACTTACGCAAAGCAGATATTGTGAATATGATAGCGTAGCAGCGACTGTGATAGGACCTGAAGGAGAAGTATATCCATGTACTGTTGCAGTAATGAAAGGCTCTGAGTTTGGAAAAGTGACAGAAAATGGGATAGAGTATGAAAAAGAAAAATACCTGTACTGGTATAAACCGGATGCTTTTGAAGATGAAGAATGTAAAAGTTGTAAAATTCTTCCTATTTGTATGGGCGGGTGCAGAAATGCAAAGATGGGTGGAAATAAGGGATGTCCTGAAGAAAAAAGAGATATGGAACATTTTGCAAAGGTCTGGTATTTTACAAAGAAGTTGGAAAAAAGCTGTGGGGTGGAAAAATGA
- a CDS encoding S41 family peptidase: MKVDAITKREALKKVQEDKRISRTLYEFERRGNIGILRIYSFKLRGYLFNDFREFLKEIFEKNKDITDLIIDIRGNPGGTLDSVSEVLGHLVKEKLYVKYKERIKNSKYNIKALEMAGIRYDESTKGKIIQISRSLIVSPIPPAFEGKVWVLVDSSIASAALVFTAIVQNNKFGKVIGEKPVYSINTTRGGIMHYLPAVKLYAYIPGSYMYFPEYYEITPDYEITMTT, translated from the coding sequence ATAAAGGTAGATGCTATAACAAAAAGAGAAGCTTTAAAGAAAGTTCAAGAAGATAAAAGAATCTCAAGAACACTTTATGAATTTGAAAGAAGAGGAAATATAGGGATATTAAGGATATATAGTTTTAAACTTAGAGGATATCTGTTTAATGATTTCAGAGAATTTTTAAAAGAAATTTTTGAAAAAAACAAGGATATAACAGACCTAATAATAGATATAAGAGGAAATCCCGGAGGAACATTGGATAGTGTATCAGAAGTACTGGGACATTTAGTGAAAGAAAAGCTTTATGTGAAATACAAAGAACGTATAAAAAATTCTAAATACAATATAAAGGCTTTAGAAATGGCAGGGATTCGTTATGATGAAAGTACAAAAGGGAAAATTATTCAAATAAGTAGATCTTTGATAGTAAGTCCAATACCTCCTGCTTTTGAAGGAAAAGTATGGGTGCTTGTAGATAGTAGTATAGCATCTGCGGCGTTAGTTTTCACAGCTATTGTTCAAAACAATAAATTTGGAAAGGTAATAGGTGAAAAGCCTGTTTACTCAATAAATACTACCCGTGGTGGTATTATGCACTATTTACCAGCAGTAAAACTTTATGCTTATATTCCTGGT
- a CDS encoding S41 family peptidase, whose translation MKKKIIILFLMFLSVLTISQELFQPEELQKDFDVFINYILKAGIDPFKFVSEETFYSKVDEIKTKLNKPMTKGEFFKTIAPMIHLFSDVHYGIVFNITTDTLVMPFEPVVVGNRLFVKNSLVKELENKAEILKIEGKDVKEIINELKQYLPKVRSDVIHAQVSFLFSYFPEIEDKNTFELLLKINGTKKSVEINAIKYGEKLKQTKQLYPDEWEKRKFSFERKGSIGILKIRTFSYSYRSSGYYKEFLEKTFKENKDMSDLIIDLRGNSGGPLYNVWELFKYLTFHPLKVHLVGYNCKNIPLTDGRIKRTLEKYELNPKIIPAKDNFKGKIWLLINNRIASGAVITTYLFKKFSFGKIIGEKTTEPVNSLGASLGKYILPNTKILVSISGGYYWIEDNPEIEIDYGKNLTEEEKIDYLLGEGDVMLDYAFEIISKN comes from the coding sequence ATGAAAAAGAAGATAATTATACTTTTCTTAATGTTTTTATCTGTATTGACAATTTCCCAGGAATTATTTCAACCGGAAGAACTCCAGAAAGACTTTGATGTTTTCATAAACTATATCTTAAAGGCGGGAATTGATCCTTTTAAATTTGTTTCAGAAGAAACATTCTACTCAAAAGTAGATGAAATAAAAACCAAGCTCAACAAACCTATGACAAAAGGGGAGTTTTTTAAAACCATAGCACCTATGATACATCTTTTTAGTGATGTGCATTATGGTATAGTTTTCAACATAACCACAGACACACTGGTAATGCCATTTGAACCTGTTGTGGTAGGAAATAGATTGTTTGTTAAAAATTCACTGGTGAAAGAATTAGAAAACAAAGCAGAGATTTTGAAAATAGAAGGTAAAGATGTAAAAGAAATAATTAACGAACTGAAGCAATACTTACCAAAAGTTCGTTCGGATGTGATTCATGCTCAGGTATCTTTTTTATTTTCGTATTTTCCAGAGATAGAAGATAAAAATACATTTGAATTATTGCTAAAAATTAACGGCACAAAAAAATCAGTAGAAATAAATGCTATTAAATATGGGGAAAAACTAAAACAAACAAAACAACTATACCCGGATGAATGGGAAAAAAGGAAGTTTTCATTTGAAAGAAAAGGAAGCATTGGGATATTGAAAATAAGGACGTTTTCATATAGTTATAGGTCATCAGGGTATTACAAAGAGTTTTTAGAAAAAACATTCAAAGAGAATAAAGATATGTCAGATTTAATAATCGATTTGAGAGGAAATAGTGGGGGACCTTTATACAATGTTTGGGAACTTTTTAAATATTTAACATTTCACCCTTTGAAGGTACACTTAGTTGGTTACAACTGCAAAAATATACCACTAACCGACGGAAGGATAAAAAGAACTTTGGAAAAATACGAATTAAACCCCAAAATAATACCAGCAAAAGATAATTTCAAAGGAAAAATATGGCTTCTTATAAATAATAGAATAGCTTCTGGAGCTGTTATAACAACTTATTTGTTTAAAAAATTTAGTTTTGGAAAAATAATAGGAGAAAAAACTACAGAACCTGTAAACTCGCTTGGGGCATCATTAGGTAAATATATCCTTCCAAATACAAAAATATTAGTATCTATATCAGGTGGGTACTACTGGATTGAAGATAACCCGGAAATAGAAATAGATTATGGAAAAAATCTAACAGAAGAGGAAAAAATTGATTATCTGCTTGGAGAGGGAGATGTAATGTTAGACTATGCTTTTGAGATCATAAGTAAAAATTAG